ggcatttaatataaatcatatttatattaattcttccaatcaaataatgtatcaaatatattatatcaattataccacatataattgagttaatttaattatatcatataaaatcaaactaacccaaaacctgattctcaacttgaatccattgagctaccaaggggaccttatggacctgtagcttgaagctccagcggtacgtgaataactgactaaactctttaatcacgatatccaccatcggttaattgtcgagcactccactaaagaccgataatcgcactcttcgcactacagatatatttttgtgttcattggatataaccaatcaacagtgtgatgaccattcataaatcgcttgtaagtacaactgggccaatttactattttacctctatagttacatctaactcattaagtaccactgattcctctaatgaacaataagtcacagtcccactatgattgagttctctcttcccaagagagggtgtggccattatgttcaagacccaaaatcagccctcaagggagcaatttatctacttacccctgctttagggaaggagtgaatttcattttgtgtagttgagttcccagctccgtaatcagacgaatccctaaaatggtaggcttgtcgagttggcaatctggccaatctcacccatacaaatcaaaagaccgccttcatgagtaggagttcctaactcacttaggattcaggtaatgtcatctatggtcatcctagtgaaatgtaagtctctattataaacgatgttatataaagagactaaccatttcatggttcgatcttatacaaactctttgtataggatacccccactcaatgtcttcacatgaatgatcaggatcagatcatttgtagaactttataacacttgtaacatctacaaaacgggtcgtatccgtagtatcaccaggatactcttttatccatatactacagaccatttaggttatcacttaaggcacgatcTACTTGTacgtctctacatacatgcttaagttacaaaaaataacctcagatcttagtttattggattgagtaaatgcttataaaaataacacttattttattaatagcaatatgtttacagagtttacaaactacgagactaccaagagatttaggacaccattcccaacaggCGAGGTGTGGCTACGAGTAACGGTTGAAATGACAGCAGACGAATGAATCAGGCAGTTGGACAGATGCGGACGCTGGCTCAAGCAATAGTGTCGAATTCGACCACAACGCACGAATTGAGTAGGCGAGTAGCGACGTTGACAGACAGAGCAAGCGGACGGTGGTGAGTCATGACAAAAATAGGCGGGTAAGAAATGGCTGAAAAAACCAACAGGTGCATTGCGTACGACTGAAGGGGgaataagaagatgaaattctttttttttttcctttggcaCAATTCTCGGGGCAGCcctaatttatatatttcttttaaaaccctAATTCGTTTCCtgaacaaatatatattttaatttcttttctttcccatcaatttctttttcttttttttcctaaataaatattTCCCCTTTTACTTctcaaattccaaattcaaattaaaccccAAATATCTTTTATTAAAGAAGGAAGTCTTTTCCAAATCTTCAccaaatgaattttaattttcactAGTTGAATTAAACTCGATCTTTCCAAAGTAAAACAATTGAGCCTTGAAGATTCAACATACATCCCAAATAACTAGAGATAGTTAAATTGAAATTGACCTCAAAACTTTAGGACATCACATTCTTCTctccttaagaaactttcaTCCTCAAATGTTCTAATCTTGGAAGAGCTATGGGTACTGCATCCTCATCTCATCCTCCCATTCCCAAGTTGCTTCCTCAAACTGATGATTCTGCCATAAAACTTTTACTAGTGTTGTCCCATGATTACGCAGAGTTTTCACTTCTCTAGCTAGGATTTGGATAGGTTTCTCCTTATAACTCAAGTTCTCATTCAGTTGAAATGGCTCATAATGTACCACATGAGACGGGTCTACTATATACTTCCTTAACATGGAGACATGGAAAACATTATAAACTGCAGAGAAAAATGATGGCAATGCTAATCGATAAGCCACAGGGCCAATTCGATCCGAGATCTCAAAAGGCCTAATAAAACGTGGACTTAATTTTTCCCTCTTTCCAAACCTCAGAACTTCTTTCATAGATGCTACTCTTAGAAATATCTTATCACCCACCTCAAACTCCATGTCTTTACGCCTAACATCAGCTTAACTTTTCTGTCTACTCTGAGCTGTTTGCATTTGTGCCCTAATATTTTGTACTGCCTCATTTGTAGTCTGTATTAAATTAGCCTTTAATCGTTTCCATTCACCAACCTCATCCCAATACATAGGGGATCTGCAACTCTTTCCATACAAGGGCTCAAACGGTGCCATACCTATAGTGGCTTGGTAACTACATTGTAGGTGAACTCCATCAAATGCAAGTGAAATTACCAACTCCCCGAGAAATCTAATGCACAAGCACGTAACATATCCTCCAAGGTTTGGTTCAAATGCCCAGTTTGACCATCAGTCTATGGGTGGACAGCTATACTGAAATCCAACCGAGTGTCCAAGGTTGTCTAGAGACTTGTCCAAAAGCtagatttaaaacaaagatCTCAGACACAATAGATACTGACACTCCGTGTAACCTCACCAACTATTTCATGTATATTAGTGCCCACTTATTCACTGACTAATTAGACTTCCTTGGAATAAAATGTGCTAATTTGGTGAGTCTGTCAACTATAACCTATATTACAATATGACCTTTTGATATCCTTGGTAAACCCAAATGAAATCCGTAGACACATTCTTCCACTTCCATTCTAGTATGCTCAAGGGTTGCAACAAGTCTACTGGCTTTTGTCTCGAGGCCTTCACCTGCTGGCACACCAAACATTTACTAATAAACTCATctatctctcttttcatatcaGACCACCAGTAGTACCATTTCAAGTCTTGATAGATCTTAGTGCTGCCCAGATGTATTGAGAATGGAGAACTATGAGCTTCTGTCAATAGTTTGTTCTTAAGATCACTGTCTACAAGTATGCATAAACATCCCTAATAAAGGAAACCATGATCCAAGGATATAAAAATTCATTGTCTTGTCGTAACTCCACATGAAGAAATTTCTTAACAAGGTAAGAATCACCATATTGTGCATCAATAATCCTCTGTCTCAAGGCCGGTTGTACTGTCAACTGTGCCAGCTGCGAAGTGACTTCTCCCACTGCCACTGCAATTTTAGCTCAttcaaactcattacatagtaGAGTCTGTTTAGTAATTAAGGCTCTTGAATGAGTTGTCTTTCTACTGAGAGCATCTGCCACCACATTTGATTTGTTTGGATGAAACATAAGCTCACAATCGTAATCTTTCACTAACTCGAGCCACTTGCACTGTtttatatttaactctttctacgtgaagaagtatttcaaaCTCTTATGCTTTGTGAAAATATGTATCTTCTCCCCGTATAGATAGTGTCTTCAGATCTTCAAAGCAAAGACCAATGCCGCTAGCTCCAAGTTATGAGTAGGATAGTTCCGTTCATAGTTTTTCAACTGGCGGGAGGCATAAGCAACCACCCTACCGTGTTGCATAAGCACACATCCCAACCCTTTCTTAGAAGCATCACTGTAAATTACAAAACTTCCTAAACCATTTTGTACTATAAGAATTGGTGCAGTTTCAAGCTTCTGCTTAAGATTTTGAAAACTGTCCTCATAAGCTTTACTCCAAACAAAAGAAGCTCCTTTCTATTCAACTGAGTCAAAGGAGTGGATATGCAAGAAAAATCCTTTACAGCCCAACGATAATAACAACCCCAAAAAACTATGCATTTTACTAATTGTCATGGGACGAGGTGAACTAGTAACCATCTCAATCTTTGCTGGGTCTACAGGAACTCCATCATTTGACACCACATGTCCCAGAAAAGACATTTAATGTAGCTAGAATTCACACTTGGAGAACTTAACATACAATTTGTTCACCCTTAGAGTTTCTAAAGCCTTTCGAAGATGCTCCTCATGCTCCACCTCTATCTTGGAATAAACCAAGATATCGTTGATGAAAACTATCAGAAAGGTGTCAAGGGATTCCTTGAACACTTTGTTCATCAGATCCATAAACACTGCTGAAGCATTAGTAAAACCAAATGACATTACAACgtactcataatgtccatatctagaACGGAATGCAGTTTTATGGATATCATTATCCTTTATCATCAGTTGATGGTAACCTGAGCAAAGGTCAATCTTAGAGAACATTGTAGCTCCCTGTAACTAATCAAAGAAGTCATCAATTTTAGGGAGAGGATGTTTGTTCTTGATGGTTACCTTGTTCATCTCTCTGTAGTCTATGCCTAGGTGTAGCGAACCATCCTTTTTCTTCACGAACAAAACTGGCGCACCTCATGGGACACACTCGGACATATGAAACTCTTGTCAAGCAACTCTTGCAACTAGGTCTTAAGCTCTTTTAGTTCTGCTAGAGTCATTCTATATGAAGCTTCAGAGATAGGAGTAGTGCCTAGTTCTAACTCAATAGTGAAGTCTATCTCTCTGTACGGTAGCTGACTAGGAAGATCATCTGGAAAAACATCTGGATACTCCCTCACAACTGGCTCAGACGACAGGGTGAACTCAAGGTCGCCGATATCAACTACACTAGTTAAAAGGCTTCAAGCACCATGGCTAACCATCTTCATAACTTTTAAAGTTGAGACTACCCTAAGCAAAACCTCAGTCTTGACTCCTCTAAACTTAAAACTAGCTTATGTAGGGGAGTTAAAGACAACTTCTTTACGAAAAAAAACCTATAATGGCATGATTGGCAGTCAACCAATCCATACctaatatcacatcaaaatccGACATATTGAGGACTAACAAGGGCACATCTAACATACGTTCTACTATTACAAGCTGACATGTTTTTACCCTCTCAGTCACATGAATAACATCTCCAGATGGAGTGGAAACTGATAATACATATCACAATGGTTCTAATTCTATACTAGCATGCTTCACAAACACAGATGATATAAATGAATGAATCGATCCAGAGTCAAACAACACAAGAGCATAATGTCCCAAAATAGGAAGTGTACCTGTCACCACAGAGTCTAACTTATCCTTCTCTCATCGAGTTGTAGGATAAAAGCGATCATGTTGTTG
The nucleotide sequence above comes from Benincasa hispida cultivar B227 chromosome 3, ASM972705v1, whole genome shotgun sequence. Encoded proteins:
- the LOC120073684 gene encoding uncharacterized protein LOC120073684, which codes for MEFEVGDKIFLRVASMKEVLRFGKREKLSPRFIRPFEISDRIGPVAYRLALPSFFSAVYNVFHVSMLRKYIVDPSHVVHYEPFQLNENLSYKEKPIQILAREVKTLRNHGTTLVKVLWQNHQFEEATWEWEDEMRMQYP